One window of Clarias gariepinus isolate MV-2021 ecotype Netherlands chromosome 21, CGAR_prim_01v2, whole genome shotgun sequence genomic DNA carries:
- the npr3 gene encoding atrial natriuretic peptide receptor 3 isoform X1, with translation MLRFLCLWVFMIWSLEPSASQVQEDVDVLVLLPRNNSYMFSIDRVAPAIEYARRHLARGPLAGLNFSVRYVSSACGEDALYALVDRAAHERPDLILGPVCEYAAAAVVRVASHWRIPVVSAGALAYAFGDKGSEYALLTRIAPSYLKMAETFATMSQRFGWKSVHLIYADDKEERNCYFTVEGVHVLLEGHHDITVSMMDSKDPLAYVDDIVKSIYEHEVIIMCTHTDVVREIMLMAHRQRLTTSNRLFFNIELFNSTLYGDGSWRRGDKYDSEARAAYASLNTLTLLRSTKPEFVNFSQEMKKSFQTTGIDVCESCNNINMFMEGFHDALILYALALNETIHSGYSKKNGTEITRRMWNKTFEGIAGQVSIDANGDRNGDFSVISMTNHEAGTYETLMNYYGTNESFQLLPGFNSERFILKVEPGPDPSSGGLGLSAVTGIIVGGLLGMALLMAFYFFRKNYRITIERRARREQCDGKHRQLREDSIRSNFSAA, from the exons ATGTTGCGCTTTTTGTGCCTCTGGGTTTTCATGATCTGGTCGCTCGAGCCGAGCGCGAGTCAAGTGCAAGAGGACGTGGACGTGCTCGTGCTCCTGCCTCGCAACAACTCGTACATGTTCTCGATCGACAGGGTCGCGCCGGCGATCGAGTACGCGCGGCGGCACCTGGCGCGCGGGCCCCTGGCCGGGCTCAATTTCAGCGTGCGCTACGTGAGCTCCGCGTGCGGCGAGGACGCGCTGTACGCGCTCGTGGACCGCGCGGCGCACGAGCGCCCCGACCTGATCCTCGGCCCCGTGTGCGAGTACGCCGCCGCCGCCGTCGTGCGCGTCGCGTCGCACTGGCGGATCCCCGTCGTCTCGGCAGGTGCCCTGGCGTACGCCTTCGGCGACAAGGGCTCCGAGTACGCGCTGCTCACGCGCATCGCGCCGAGCTACCTCAAGATGGCCGAGACGTTCGCCACGATGTCGCAGCGCTTCGGCTGGAAGAGCGTCCACCTGATCTACGCCGACGACAAGGAGGAACGCAACTGCTACTTCACCGTCGAGGGGGTCCACGTGCTCCTGGAGGGCCATCACGACATCACCGTCTCCATGATGGACTCCAAAGACCCGCTCGCGTACGTGGACGACATCGTCAAGTCCATATACGAGCATGAAG TGATAATCATGTGCACGCATACAGATGTGGTCCGGGAGATCATGCTGATGGCCCACAGACAGAGACTGACCACCAGTAACAGGCTCTTCTTCAACATTGAGCTATTCAACTCCACCCTCTATG GCGACGGATCTTGGAGAAGAGGCGACAAATATGACAGCGAGGCTAGGGCTGCCTACGCATCTCTGAACACACTGACACTACTGAGGTCAACCAAGCCCGAGTTTGTGAATTTCTCCCAGGAAATGAAAAAGTCTTTCCAGACGACGGGGATCGATGTTTGCGAAAGCTGCAATAAT ATCAACATGTTTATGGAGGGTTTCCATGACGCTTTAATACTGTATGCACTTGCCTTAAACGAGACGATCCATAGCGGTTACAGTAAGAAGAACGGAACAGAAATCACACGCCGAATGTGGAACAAAACGTTTGAAG GGATTGCTGGCCAGGTGTCAATAGATGCCAATGGTGACAGAAACGGAGATTTCTCGGTTATAAGCATGACAAACCATGAAGCTGGAACCTATGAG ACTCTAATGAACTACTACGGCACTAATGAAAGTTTCCAGCTCCTACCTGGCTTCAACAGTGAACGGTTTATTCTGAAAGTTGAACCAGGGCCCGACCCATCAT CAGGTGGACTCGGCTTATCAGCAGTGACTGGAATTATAGTCGGCGGACTTCTCGGCATGGCATTACTTATGGCATTCTACTTTTTTAG AAAGAATTACAGGATAACCATTGAAAGGAGGGCACGGCGGGAGCAGTGCGACGGAAAACATCGTCAGTTACGAGAGGACTCCATCAGATCCAACTTCTCAGCAGCATAG
- the npr3 gene encoding atrial natriuretic peptide receptor 3 isoform X2: MLRFLCLWVFMIWSLEPSASQVQEDVDVLVLLPRNNSYMFSIDRVAPAIEYARRHLARGPLAGLNFSVRYVSSACGEDALYALVDRAAHERPDLILGPVCEYAAAAVVRVASHWRIPVVSAGALAYAFGDKGSEYALLTRIAPSYLKMAETFATMSQRFGWKSVHLIYADDKEERNCYFTVEGVHVLLEGHHDITVSMMDSKDPLAYVDDIVKSIYEHEVIIMCTHTDVVREIMLMAHRQRLTTSNRLFFNIELFNSTLYGDGSWRRGDKYDSEARAAYASLNTLTLLRSTKPEFVNFSQEMKKSFQTTGIDVCESCNNINMFMEGFHDALILYALALNETIHSGYSKKNGTEITRRMWNKTFEGIAGQVSIDANGDRNGDFSVISMTNHEAGTYETLMNYYGTNESFQLLPGFNSERFILKVEPGPDPSCGLGLSAVTGIIVGGLLGMALLMAFYFFRKNYRITIERRARREQCDGKHRQLREDSIRSNFSAA; this comes from the exons ATGTTGCGCTTTTTGTGCCTCTGGGTTTTCATGATCTGGTCGCTCGAGCCGAGCGCGAGTCAAGTGCAAGAGGACGTGGACGTGCTCGTGCTCCTGCCTCGCAACAACTCGTACATGTTCTCGATCGACAGGGTCGCGCCGGCGATCGAGTACGCGCGGCGGCACCTGGCGCGCGGGCCCCTGGCCGGGCTCAATTTCAGCGTGCGCTACGTGAGCTCCGCGTGCGGCGAGGACGCGCTGTACGCGCTCGTGGACCGCGCGGCGCACGAGCGCCCCGACCTGATCCTCGGCCCCGTGTGCGAGTACGCCGCCGCCGCCGTCGTGCGCGTCGCGTCGCACTGGCGGATCCCCGTCGTCTCGGCAGGTGCCCTGGCGTACGCCTTCGGCGACAAGGGCTCCGAGTACGCGCTGCTCACGCGCATCGCGCCGAGCTACCTCAAGATGGCCGAGACGTTCGCCACGATGTCGCAGCGCTTCGGCTGGAAGAGCGTCCACCTGATCTACGCCGACGACAAGGAGGAACGCAACTGCTACTTCACCGTCGAGGGGGTCCACGTGCTCCTGGAGGGCCATCACGACATCACCGTCTCCATGATGGACTCCAAAGACCCGCTCGCGTACGTGGACGACATCGTCAAGTCCATATACGAGCATGAAG TGATAATCATGTGCACGCATACAGATGTGGTCCGGGAGATCATGCTGATGGCCCACAGACAGAGACTGACCACCAGTAACAGGCTCTTCTTCAACATTGAGCTATTCAACTCCACCCTCTATG GCGACGGATCTTGGAGAAGAGGCGACAAATATGACAGCGAGGCTAGGGCTGCCTACGCATCTCTGAACACACTGACACTACTGAGGTCAACCAAGCCCGAGTTTGTGAATTTCTCCCAGGAAATGAAAAAGTCTTTCCAGACGACGGGGATCGATGTTTGCGAAAGCTGCAATAAT ATCAACATGTTTATGGAGGGTTTCCATGACGCTTTAATACTGTATGCACTTGCCTTAAACGAGACGATCCATAGCGGTTACAGTAAGAAGAACGGAACAGAAATCACACGCCGAATGTGGAACAAAACGTTTGAAG GGATTGCTGGCCAGGTGTCAATAGATGCCAATGGTGACAGAAACGGAGATTTCTCGGTTATAAGCATGACAAACCATGAAGCTGGAACCTATGAG ACTCTAATGAACTACTACGGCACTAATGAAAGTTTCCAGCTCCTACCTGGCTTCAACAGTGAACGGTTTATTCTGAAAGTTGAACCAGGGCCCGACCCATCAT GTGGACTCGGCTTATCAGCAGTGACTGGAATTATAGTCGGCGGACTTCTCGGCATGGCATTACTTATGGCATTCTACTTTTTTAG AAAGAATTACAGGATAACCATTGAAAGGAGGGCACGGCGGGAGCAGTGCGACGGAAAACATCGTCAGTTACGAGAGGACTCCATCAGATCCAACTTCTCAGCAGCATAG